GTTGGTTCTTCCCTTTCTTGAGGAGCTTGGCGGGAATCGTATAGCGGCGGATTTCATCTTTTCCCTGCGTCGTGCCGACCTGTTGGCCGTTCACAAACGTAATGTCATCGTCACGGATGCGTCCCAGTTCCAGCATCAGGTCCTTCCGCTTCCAGCCCTTCGGCACCTCGAATTGGGTACGGAACCAGACGGCTCCGTCGACAGCGACCATGTCTTCCAGCCCGATGCGCTCCCATCCCTGCGACACCGGAACCTCCATCGGTTTCCACTGGCTGTCGTCGAAGTCGGCTGTGGCTTCGGGGGGATGGGGTCCGGCTTTCACTTGTTGTATCCAGGCTTCCCGTTGTTGGTCGTAGTCCGCTTCGTGGCTCTTCAGGCCCATGAAGTGCTCATTCGCCAACGCTTCGGCTTCGGCCTGTTTGCCTTCCGCAATGAGTCGCCGAATTTCCGGGAGGTACTGTGCCGCCCCCGGACGGGCGTACTCCCGAGGCTCACCGGTCCAGAGCGTCTCTTCGTTGTATTGCAGGTGCTCTTCTGCCGCCCCGCCAAACACCATCGCACCGAGCCGGCCGTTGCCGATGGGCAGGGCCTCCGTCCATTCCGTGGCGGGTTCGTCGTACCATAAGGTGAGATCAGACTGCGCCCAGGCAGGTGCGCCCACCAGCATCAGTCCGACGGTAATCCATTTTTGTATATGCATGTGTATGCTAAAACCTTGTCGCTAAAATCAACGCTGTCGCTCAAAGGGTCATTCTAGCCAGGGGCTACGACTCTGACCGCTTTGTGTTCCTTCGTGCCCTCTGTGCCTCAGTGGTTATCGGGCTCGCTTATAAACTAGTGTAGCTCCTGCACGATTTATAACTCGTCGGCTTCGTCCCGTTGCGTATCTTTTCCGGAGGGTTGGGTGGCCTCGTCGATCCGCTGGATGCGCAGGGCCATGTAGGGACGGTTCGGGAGTTTCACCTTCGCGCGGTGCTTATCGACGAAGCGGTAATTGTCCAATTCTTCCACTTCAAACACGCGATCTACGGGGGTGATGGTCCTGTTCCACGTGTCGATCACATCGACTTTGAACTTCATTCCGGGAGCCAGGTCCTCGTCGGTCAGGATAAAGTCCCACGTCTTCTGCTGCTCTTTCCCGAAGTAGAACAGGTAGTACTGCGCGTATTTCCCGGCCACATTCGTCAGGTAGTAATGGTCCAGTGGCTCCAATCCTTCCGGGGGGCCGGCCTCCACAATCTCTTTCAGGAAAGCGATCCGACTCGGACTTTCGCCCGTCAGTTCGCCGCCGAGCGAGAGCCACCCACCTTCGATGGCCTCCCCGTGCGTGGCGTACGCGCCCCCGATGTAGGCGACCCAGAAACGGTAGGTCATCTCTTCGCCCGACAACTGCCCCCACCGCCGCTCGATGTTCCCTTCGTAGTTGATCTCGTCGTGCACGATGGGCTTCTGGTAAATGTCGCGCAAGAGGGGCGAGACGCCGAACACCTTCACGGCGTTGTAGTACTGCAGGCTGACGTGCGTGACCCACGGCTTCGTGTAGTCGTAGAGGCGACCGGCGTTGTGGATGGAGCGCAGGTGCTGGTACGGATCGTGCTGCTGCACCGTCTGGAACAGCACGTCCCAATCTTCATCGGTCAGGTGCCGAATGAAGCTGTTCTCGTTGGCGAGGCTCCACCAGATGTTGCGGTACGCGCCCAGCCGGGCGATGACGTAGCGGAGGAAACGCTGGTTCGTCGCCATGTCCATCTGGTCGAAGCCCCACTTGCCCCCGTCGTACGGACGGAAGAGGATCAGGTCGGCCTGCACCCCGATGTCGCGTAGCTCGGCAACCCGCTCCTCCAACGCCTGAAAGTAGGCGGGATTGAAACGGGAGAAATCCCAGTCGGCCTTGGAGGTGCCCTCAAACGGAAACTCTGTGATTTTGAGCGGACCTTCAAGGTAATAGCCTTTGTAAGGCGGCACGGCCAGAAAGCGCGCTTTGTTGAACGGCGAACCTTGCAGCGTCTGGATGGTCTGTTGCTGCCGCTCCGGCGAGGTAAAGGCCCACTCGTAGATCGTCGTGCCGAACGGGTAGAACGGCGTTGCGTCCGCATAGCCAAAATGGAATTGATTCCGCACCTGCACAGGCCCATGGTTGTTGGGCGAGGGGGCGGTGCAGGTAAACGAACCCGTTTTGCCGTCCAGGTCCGCGCGTTTGCTGTGGGTCGTGTAGGTCCAGTTCCCTTCCCGGTCCGGCATAAACCGCACCTTGTACGTTCCGTCCCCGTCGTAAAAGCCGTCGGGGGTGTAAGTGGTATCGTCGTGGACAAACTCCGCCGTCAGCGGCACCTCGATGAACGGATTGCCCGCATCCGATCCCTGCAACGTCACCTCGAACATCCCCCACTGTTCTACCTGCGGCTGCGCCACGACGGTGAATGATACGATCAGACAAAGGAGAAGTAGAGGGAAAGTACGCATAGGGTGGTGGGGTTAAAGTCGTTTTACTCAAATACATTCTTTGTCATCTCGAACGCTAGTGAGAGATCTTCCTGACTTCAAAGTGAAATTATCTTGAAGTGAAAAAAGATTTGGCACGGGCCACCCCGCTCCCTCCGGTCAAAATGACAAAAAGGGTAACAAGAGGAGAACTTCAAGGAATGGAGTAGCTGCTGGCGTTGCTGGTTTCGGCTTGTTCGACGACCTGATCGCCTTTGCGAACCGCCGTCTTGACGTGGCGGAGGTTGTTGCCCTCCACCACAACGCCTTCCGTTTTGGAGCCGTCGAGTTGCAGGAACGTGTCGGTGCCCTCAACCGGAAAACAGCCGTGCACGTAGACATCCTGCGCATCCTTGAGTTGCATCAGGGGCACGCCCGCATGCGGCTCCAGCGTTTTGAAGCCGTCGATTTCCAGGTGCTGTACGTTTTGCGCTTCGAGCGAAGGACCGGCTTCGGTAGTGATCCGCACGTCGTGCAGGGACACGTTGGTAGCGTTCAGGATGTTCACGCCGTCGCGGGTGCGTAAGTTGATGTCGGAGAACGTGACTTCGTCGATGGGCATTTCGTCCAGTCCGCGCAGTACGAAGGCATTTTGCGCATTGCCCGTGATGCCGCTGATGTGAATGTTGCGGAACCGGGGCGTACGCTCCGACACGGGTTCGGGGTCGGTCTTCGTGTACTGCATGTTCATCATCACTGCTTCCTCGCGGATGTCTTTCATGATGATGTTGCTCACGCGGATCTCCTCGACCACGCCACCCCGACCGCGCGCCGTCTTGATCCGGATGCCCCGGTCGGTCCCGTCGAAGACGCAGTTGGCAATGGTGATTTTCTTGACGTCGCCCGACATCTCACTGCCGATCACCACGCCGCCGTGGCCGGACAGCATCGTGCAGTTCGTGATCGTATAGTTTTCGGCCGGGACACCGACCTTCCGACCGTCTTCGTCTTTCCCCGATTTGATCGTGATGCAGTCGTCGCCCACGCTGATGTGGCAGTCGGAGATGTGCACGTAGCGGCACGATTCGGGGTTAATGCCGTCGGTGTTCGGCGAGGGCGGATTGTTGATGGTCACCCCGGTCACCGTCACGTTTTCGCAGAATTCAGGGTTGACGGTCCAGAAGGGCGAGTTCTGAATGGTGATGCCTTCGATCCGCACGTTTTTGCAGTACATCGGCTGGATGAACGGCGGCCGCAGAAAGCCCACGTCGTAGGTGCCGTGCACGTCGGGCTTGATCACGTCCGGGTTGACTCGGTCGAACTCCTGTTGCCATTTGGAACGGGTCTCCTTGTTTTTCCGGGCCTCGAAGAAATAATCCCACCATTTCTTCCCTTGTCCGTCAATGGTACCCCGCCCGACGATGGCGATGTTCTCAGCCTTGTAAGCGTAGAAAAGCGGCGAGAAGTTGGTCACGTTTGTGCCCTCCCAGCGCGAAGGCACCATCGGCAGGTAGTCGTCGAAGTTGTCGCTGAACTTGATCAGCGCCCCCGCATCGATGAAGATCGTGATGTTGCTTTTCAGGTGGATCGGGCCGGTCAGGTACTCGCCCGCGGGAAAGTAGACGGTACCACCTCCCGTCGCTACGGCGGCGTCGATGGCTTTTTTGATGGAGGCCGTCGCCAACTGGCTGCCGTCGCGTTTCGCACCGTAGTCCAGCACGTTGTAGTAGAGCGCCGTCTTTGGCGGGTTCGCCCCTGCCACGACCGACAGCAACGTCAGGAGGCAGGCGATGAGGAGAGGAGTTCGGGATGAAATATGAGTAGACATGATGAAGTCGTATGATTAGCGATGTTGCATTGCGATGGAATGACCAGTTTTCTTCTCCGGTAGGGGGGCCTGGGCATCGGTGAGGTGGTCGGCGTGGAAAATTTCCTGGCCGTCGGCGAAAAGGCGGAAGCCTTTGCCCATCCCGTAATGCTCACCGGTTTTGTCCCACAGTACCGTCACGATCCGGTCGTGGTAGAGCACGTTGTCGAGGCAGAACCAGTCCCACTGCCCTTCGGGCACGAGCGGTGATACTTCCAAGGTATTGTCGGGGCGAGGCCGCAGACCCACCAGATCGTTAATGATTAGGTCGCAGAAACCGGAGTGGTTGTAGTAGCGGCTGCGCGGATTATCGCCCTTCAGCCAGTAACCGGTGCGTTCGTCCTGGTATTCCCCGATGTAGGGTCGGCCATTTTTCTGTTGTGCCTGTGCGTAAGTGTGCAGCGCCTCGAAGAAATCGTCCTTCGTCATCGAATGGTTTTTATACGAATGCAGGAGCGTCGATAGGCCTTTGAGAGTTTGGGTCGTGGCGAAGGGCCAGATAGCACCGTCCCACTCGCAACTGCCGGTACCGTGCGTCCGAAAGGCAGGGTGACGACGCTCGGCGGTGGTGAGGCCCCAGGGCGCAGCAAAGCCGTTGGTGTCGAGCATCTGCTCCCACGCGCGGGCGTACTCCGGTGTGTCGTCGGGCAGTCCGAAGTACCACGGAATGAAGCCGATCTCTTCCCGCACATCCGCGAGGGTGTCGCCTTGCTCCAGCCGCGCCTTGAAGAAGTGGGCTTTCGGGTCCCAGAGCCGTTCCTGCACGAGTTGCTTGAGCGTATCGGCCCGCCGCTCGTAATCTTCGGCCATCGCCTCCCGTCCGACCAGATGCGCCATCTTGGTCATCGCCTTGGCGTTGCCGTACATGTAGCTGTTGATGGTGGGACGTTCGTTTTTGTCGCGACGCGACCCACTGATCGATTCCTCCATGCCGTCGCGCACGTCGAACTGGTAGAAGAGGCCATCGTCCATTCCTTTTTCGGCGACCCACTTGTGGTAATCAGCGTCCAGGCTGTCGAGGAGCGACACCACGAAGGCGGTATCCTGATCGACCAGGAAGCGCTCGTAGACCGCATCGGCGGCCCAGTTACTGAACTTGTGGAAACGCGGCTTCGGCTCGTTCGGATCGATAAAGAACCAGAAATGCAGGAACTGATCCAGGTACGCTTGATCGTGCAACCAGCGCCCTTCGTAAGTCTGGTGTCCCAGCGCACAACTGATGGTCTGGTGCTTGCCACCGTGCCCGACCGGCTGAATAAATTCAGTGAAGACATATCCGTCGGGTGTCTCTTTCAAGTGCTTGCGGTAGGTCCACCACCGGAAATAATACGCCTGTTCGAGCGTAGAATCGGGACATTCGAACCGAGGGACGTTCTTTTCCAGCCAGCCCTCCGCCGCCGCGTTCGGCACCAGATTCCGGACATCTTCCGCCTCCATTGCATTGAAGTAGCTGACGTAGTGCGAAAGCGTTTCGGTAGAAACCAACGGCTGATCGGCCGGAATTTCCTTCGTCCCGGCACAGCCCAGAAGGAAAGCCAGCGTAGCGAGAGAGGTCAGGAAGGAGCGAAACGGAATGTGCATATTGAAAAAGTATCTTGCTTGATGTAGGCCGCTAAGTCATTACTGGTTTCAGGCTTTGCCCGCGCCACGCTGGCCGCGCCACGTCGGCTGAAATCATATGAACACAGGGAAGCTTCAGTTATAAACTGAAGCCAGGAATGAATGAGCTTTACAAACTAGTACACGT
The sequence above is a segment of the Catalinimonas alkaloidigena genome. Coding sequences within it:
- a CDS encoding DUF5060 domain-containing protein; translation: MRTFPLLLLCLIVSFTVVAQPQVEQWGMFEVTLQGSDAGNPFIEVPLTAEFVHDDTTYTPDGFYDGDGTYKVRFMPDREGNWTYTTHSKRADLDGKTGSFTCTAPSPNNHGPVQVRNQFHFGYADATPFYPFGTTIYEWAFTSPERQQQTIQTLQGSPFNKARFLAVPPYKGYYLEGPLKITEFPFEGTSKADWDFSRFNPAYFQALEERVAELRDIGVQADLILFRPYDGGKWGFDQMDMATNQRFLRYVIARLGAYRNIWWSLANENSFIRHLTDEDWDVLFQTVQQHDPYQHLRSIHNAGRLYDYTKPWVTHVSLQYYNAVKVFGVSPLLRDIYQKPIVHDEINYEGNIERRWGQLSGEEMTYRFWVAYIGGAYATHGEAIEGGWLSLGGELTGESPSRIAFLKEIVEAGPPEGLEPLDHYYLTNVAGKYAQYYLFYFGKEQQKTWDFILTDEDLAPGMKFKVDVIDTWNRTITPVDRVFEVEELDNYRFVDKHRAKVKLPNRPYMALRIQRIDEATQPSGKDTQRDEADEL
- a CDS encoding glycoside hydrolase family 28 protein → MSTHISSRTPLLIACLLTLLSVVAGANPPKTALYYNVLDYGAKRDGSQLATASIKKAIDAAVATGGGTVYFPAGEYLTGPIHLKSNITIFIDAGALIKFSDNFDDYLPMVPSRWEGTNVTNFSPLFYAYKAENIAIVGRGTIDGQGKKWWDYFFEARKNKETRSKWQQEFDRVNPDVIKPDVHGTYDVGFLRPPFIQPMYCKNVRIEGITIQNSPFWTVNPEFCENVTVTGVTINNPPSPNTDGINPESCRYVHISDCHISVGDDCITIKSGKDEDGRKVGVPAENYTITNCTMLSGHGGVVIGSEMSGDVKKITIANCVFDGTDRGIRIKTARGRGGVVEEIRVSNIIMKDIREEAVMMNMQYTKTDPEPVSERTPRFRNIHISGITGNAQNAFVLRGLDEMPIDEVTFSDINLRTRDGVNILNATNVSLHDVRITTEAGPSLEAQNVQHLEIDGFKTLEPHAGVPLMQLKDAQDVYVHGCFPVEGTDTFLQLDGSKTEGVVVEGNNLRHVKTAVRKGDQVVEQAETSNASSYSIP
- a CDS encoding MGH1-like glycoside hydrolase domain-containing protein: MHIPFRSFLTSLATLAFLLGCAGTKEIPADQPLVSTETLSHYVSYFNAMEAEDVRNLVPNAAAEGWLEKNVPRFECPDSTLEQAYYFRWWTYRKHLKETPDGYVFTEFIQPVGHGGKHQTISCALGHQTYEGRWLHDQAYLDQFLHFWFFIDPNEPKPRFHKFSNWAADAVYERFLVDQDTAFVVSLLDSLDADYHKWVAEKGMDDGLFYQFDVRDGMEESISGSRRDKNERPTINSYMYGNAKAMTKMAHLVGREAMAEDYERRADTLKQLVQERLWDPKAHFFKARLEQGDTLADVREEIGFIPWYFGLPDDTPEYARAWEQMLDTNGFAAPWGLTTAERRHPAFRTHGTGSCEWDGAIWPFATTQTLKGLSTLLHSYKNHSMTKDDFFEALHTYAQAQQKNGRPYIGEYQDERTGYWLKGDNPRSRYYNHSGFCDLIINDLVGLRPRPDNTLEVSPLVPEGQWDWFCLDNVLYHDRIVTVLWDKTGEHYGMGKGFRLFADGQEIFHADHLTDAQAPLPEKKTGHSIAMQHR